In the Nitrospirota bacterium genome, one interval contains:
- the acpP gene encoding acyl carrier protein: protein MVQEKVKEIISKQLGVDQSEVTPEASFVEDLGADSLDTVELVMAFEEAFNIEIPDEDAEKIAKVKDAVDYISKKLG from the coding sequence ATGGTACAAGAGAAAGTGAAAGAGATCATATCGAAGCAGCTCGGCGTCGACCAGTCCGAGGTGACGCCCGAGGCGTCGTTCGTGGAAGACCTCGGTGCGGACTCGCTCGATACGGTCGAGCTGGTCATGGCCTTTGAAGAGGCGTTCAACATCGAGATCCCCGATGAGGACGCCGAGAAGATCGCAAAGGTCAAGGATGCCGTCGATTATATTTCGAAGAAGTTAGGATGA